One Labrus mixtus chromosome 22, fLabMix1.1, whole genome shotgun sequence genomic window carries:
- the LOC132956366 gene encoding E3 ubiquitin-protein ligase TRIM39-like: MSAASCMLSEEQFLCSICLDVFTDPVSIPCGHNFCKSCITHHWDVNDQCQCPLCSKVFNSRPELHVNTFISEMAAQFRQSAVKKSSRMSLKKNTNSGEVLCDVCTETKLKALKSCLVCLTSYCETHLEIHQNMTGPTKHELVDPVENLQDRMCESHSRPLEMFCKTDQMCVCLSCTESNHKLHCIVPLMEQFEKKKAELSETETEIQKMIEERHLKIQEMKDSVELSRADTDREKSDSVQVFTALIRSVEEGLAQLLDLLEEKQKTTKEKAEGFIKELEDEISELMKRSTEVAQLLSTEDHLQFLQNLPSLNPDHPPTKDWTEVRVHSSYEGMVRSAVAKLEKKLSEEVKKQLELRRIQQYAVDVTLDPDTAYPFLILSDDGKQVYYGKRKNRPDNPERFSMSGCVLGKQSFSAGKFYFEVEVKNKSKWYLGVARGSINRKESISPELETAPWALRLMNGGDYKAVGGVLLSLKSKPQKVGVFVDYKEGVVSFYDVDAAALIYSYTGCNFTEKLFPIFGPCSDDRAPLIITPVSQTQ, encoded by the coding sequence ATGTCTGCCGCCAGCTGCATGCTATCTGAGGAGCAGTTTCTGTGCTCCATCTGTCTGGATGTGTTCACTGATCCAGTCTCCATACCATGTGGACACAACTTCTGCAAGAGCTGCATCACTCATCACTGGGATGTTAATGACCAGTGTCAGTGTCCGTTGTGTTCAAAGGTTTTTAACAGTAGACCTGAGCTTCACGTCAACACGTTCATATCAGAGATGGCTGCTCAGTTCAGACAGTCGGCTgtgaagaaaagcagcagaatgtctctgaagaaaaacaccaacTCTGGAGAAGTTCTGTGTGACGTCTGCACTGAAACCAAACTGAAGGCTCTGAAGTCCTGCCTGGTGTGTCTGACCTCCTACTGTGAGACTCACCTGGAGATTCATCAGAACATGACAGGTCCTACAAAGCATGAGCTGGTCGATCCTGTGGAGAACCTGCAGGACAGAATGTGTGAAAGTCACAGCAGACCTCTGGAGATGTTCTGCAAGACggatcagatgtgtgtgtgtctcagctgcACTGAATCAAATCACAAGCTTCACTGTATTGTTCCCTTGATGGAGCAATTTGAAAAGAAGAAGGCTGAGCTGAGTGAGACGGAGACTGAAATTCAGAAAATGATCGAGGAGAGACATCTGAAGATTCAGGAGATGAAGGATTCAGTGGAGCTCAGCAGGGCAGATACTGACCGGGAGAAATCAGACAGCGTGCAGGTCTTCACAGCTCTGATCCGGTCTGTCGAGGAAGGCCTGGCTCAGCTTCTTGACTTACTTGAGgagaagcagaaaacaacaaaggagAAGGCTGAAGGCTTCATCAAAGAGCTGGAAGATGAAATCTCAGAGCTGATGAAGAGAAGCACTGAAGTGGCGCAGCTCTTAAGCACTGAAGACCACCTCCAGTTCCTCCAAAACCTCCCATCCCTGAACCCTGATCACCCACCCACTAAAGACTGGACGGAGGTCAGAGTTCACTCATCGTATGAGGGGATGGTGAGGAGCGCTGTGGCTAAGCTGGAGAAGAAACTCAGTGAAGAAGTGAAGAAGCAGCTTGAGCTGAGGAGGATCCAGCAGTATGCAGTGGACGTCACTCTGGATCCTGATACTGCATATCCATTTCTCATTCTGTCGGATGACGGGAAACAAGTATATTATGGTAAAAGAAAGAATCGCCCAGATAACCCAGAGAGGTTTTCTATGAGTGGTTGTGTTTTAGGAAAGCAGAGTTTTTCTGCaggaaagttttattttgaggttgaggttaaaaataaaagtaaatggtATTTAGGAGTGGCCCGAGGATCAATTAACAGGAAGGAAAGCATCTCACCAGAACTAGAGACAGCCCCTTGGGCTCTGAGGTTGATGAATGGAGGTGATTACAAAGCTGTCGGCGgcgttctcctctctctgaagTCAAAGCCTCAGAAGGTGGGCGTGTTTGTGGATTACAAGGAGGGTGTGGTCTCTTTCTATGATGTAGATGCAGCAGCTCTTATCTACTCGTACACCGGCTGTAACTTCACTGAGAAACTCTTCCCCATCTTCGGTCCCTGTTCAGATGACCGTGCCCCTCTGATCATCACTCCTGTGAGCCAAACAcagtaa